CCTCTTGGGCTATAAGTTATTAACTTTTGGAATTATATATTGAAAAGTAACAATCCTTGCAAGGGCATGTGATAATTCCTTATGCAATTGTGACCACAGCATTTAATTAAAAGAACTTAAGCCGTTGATCCATTGTAATGATTCACTGTTATTATTATAAGGAGAATCAAACAAAAGATCCTGTTTTTATTTCTCATCCACATGATAAGCATAACAACGTTAAGTTGCAGTCTTCGAATATGGAAGCAGATATAAAATTTAGACTGTTTATAGGGCGAAACACTGTCGactcatttgcatatttgttccATAATAGGTGTGAATTGTCACAGATTGAGCCAGATTGATATTTTTTGTATACAAAGTTGTTATTTATGCAGCAAAACATTCATTCCATAGATCAGCAACGGTGAATTAGTTAGCCTTTAAGGAAAAGCCGACATTTATGTTGGAACAATGAAGTAAATAAAGTTCAACATGACTTAGATATTACATTAGATGGAATTAAACACGTGTGCACAACCAAGAACATGAACCAAAAAAAACTTGCATTCTAATGAAACAAAGTACTGAAATCACAGGTTGGCTATAACATTGGCCCTGGAATTAAATATAAATGACAAAATTAAAGCTAACTGAAATAGATGACTACTCACTGGCTGAAACCCAAACTAATGTTACCATTTTTCACATCTTACCATTTTTCACATCTTAAGGATCTTTACATGCATCGTCGTCTCGTCATTTGTAAAAACGGAAAACTGCAAAACAGTATCGGATTTCAACCCATTGTATTTAGCAAATAGCTTCCAACCACGCGTAAGATACAACccagctttctttttttttgctccACCTCAACCCCATGCGGTAGCAAGAGCCATTGTCCATAATCACCTTGACATGGTTGTGTCTGCTAGGAAATGCACTCTCAGCAAATCTAAGGGGAATGATCTTGCAATTGAGGACCacggaaaatgaaaaaaattaaacaacttGTTAGAAATTGTTGGATGAGGTATAGCAATGCACGAAAGTAAAAAAGTTTAGGATGATTACCACGGAACTGTTGTTAACTTGGTTGGAAGTGAGAAGCTTGAGGAAACGATAGACAtgaggtccttgaatgtttgaGTCGGGGCCAGCAGTGGTTAACGGTGTAgtggattggttcggttcggctTTTTTGGGGACGTGAGTTTGTACTTTAGTAATGGAACAAACATGATTGATGGTACCATTGCAGTATGGGGATGCCTGTGGGGAAACTTGGGCTGGATCCTGGCCAAATTTGTTGCATTTGTTAGGCATGGTATGTGACGCGCTCGCAGCGGAGCGGTCCAGGTCTTTCTGAAGAAAAGTCTTAGACAGCGGAGAAGCACTAAGGAAACCATCCTGTCCCTGGAAGCCTGTGAGCTGAAGATCTTTCTTATAGGCAGTTCTCACCTCGGAGGTGTTCCCGTTAGAAGCAGGGGAAGATATTGTGGCAATGGGATTATGTAGAGTTTGTTGTACAAAGCTATTTTGCACATTAACTTCTAGAACTGGCATATCTGCATAGTTCGAACGAACCAAATCTGAAGGAGTCGAAACTCGTGGCATTTGTTGGGCAGAAAGGGGATTGGCTGGTGGTTTATTTTTGTGCAAAACATTAGAAGTTGGATATGAGAAATCTCTTTGCATCATGAAGCTGTCCTTCACCTTCATAACAACAAATATGTCCTCCCCAACGTACAGTAACTTCATCCAGCCACCATGGCTGAGTCCATAACATGTGACCAAATTATGAAATCCATGGAGTATGTAGCAGTAGAAAACCCTCTGCTCAATGATAGCTCAATTTGATTGTCATTCATGTCTATTACAATCATCCTATCTCGAAGAAGTTCCCTATACTTCCTATAAAATAGGGAGGGTAACTCATGTGTAACCTGAAAATATAGATTAACATAATCATAAGTATCTTGTTTTTCAAAAAACGAAGAgaaaatatatatgaatattttgGAAACTATTTATGGCTCAAGGGGTGAATAAATAAGACTTACAGCTTGGGGATCAACATGAAGATAAAATATACGATCCTCATCAAAGTCCGCAGGAATGAGCCTACTCTCCTCCATGGTTTGTAATAGTGGAGGTAGAAATATGTATGGAAGTGTTGTGATAGCTTATGACTATTCTATTAGCCCTTACAAAGTAACCAGCAATGTCTGTCCAGGCTAAAAAAAATGCAGGTCTGATATTTGAATAGGATAGTTGTAAATATATATTAACTTTCCAAAGAAGAAGACAGGTACATGAAGCCAGTTTACATATTTTATCTTGGAATAGTGTGAACAGATGTACATAAAGTACCGCTTATAGGAAGGAGAGATCATGCACAAAGGACAGCTGTGCTCTGATGGGGGAAGAAATATTCAATAGGGATATAGGGAAGTAatgatttcaaaaaaatcaaataatcaaataaatcaaataaaggAGGTGCCACACATCATGCCCTGAAGCCagtagtaagaaaagtaaatatgtGTAATCTTAGTAAACAATAAATGATAGCTTTTatattgatttagaaattaaaaatttgaaaatgaaaaaatgtATATATGGGTATATAAGAGCTCATATCCTGTCCTTAGGTCTCCCGTCTAGAGTGCTAGTTCATTTGTTGACACGCATAAAGTTTGTCTCATATAGATGCTATATTCACTGTTATGCTAATTGGTATAAAGGGATCAACTATACAATTCTAAAGACAACCGCATAAGGAATGTATattataaaatgataaaaaaggtAACATCTTTATTAATGGATCTGAAAATGATTAGAAAATGCTTGGGCACATCTTCCAGGCAGTGAATCATTATCCAGATTATCTATCATAAGTATTAAGTTAGATACTAATTTCAATTTAGATAGTAGGATGCAATTATTAAACAAACACACTACGATTGGATTAAAGGAACCAAACATAAGAAGCAAGCGCATATCATAGATATTGCTTTTGCTCGACATACATAATAAGCATTACATGCACACAATGACTCGCATGGTTTGGTAGCATTAGACCATGCGTTATTGGATGACATAGCTatagggaaaaaaaaaaccaacatcATCACTTCACTAAAGGACACAACACGAAACCATGATTATACGCAACATTGATACTGGGAAATATAGTATGGTACTTGAGCTTGATCATTCGTCCAACATATATTTTGCTTGAGAAACTATCCAGACTAATCTTGGTAGACTCTATCAACTCCGGGAATGCCATCTTCGAGCTTTCTACACTTCGATGATGATCCATTAGCAGAGTCTGGATAAAGATCAATGAGTCGCTTAGAGCATCCACCACTAATAATGTTTCTCTTGGGGGTTGAGAAAGCATCGTTAGAGTTCTCCACCAACGCCTCAACAGAAGGAGAACCCGTGCCCTGCATTTTTAACTAAATATCACTACTTAATGCTCAACTTAACGATTTTCACCGTTTGATAGTTACCTTTGGCGTGTCGGTGGAAGCAGTTTGCATGTTCAACAGTTCTGAGTGTTCCAGTGCAAGGTTTTGCTGCACCAAGTCAGACGTATAAATAGGAATATCACAAAGGTTTACCATAATCAAATAAGTCATCAAATAAGTCACCTGGTATATATCATGCTTTCCTAAAAATTTTGTTATAAGCGATATCTCATCAGTCATCTTCATCACAATGACCTTGCAAGGCTGGAAAGAATTTAGATCTTCCATCTTGATAGAAACCTTGAATAGGAATTTCTTACCCCTAAAGGAATTCAGCTCTATTGGGTATTCCTCATTTACTCCACCCTGATTTTGGTTTATAGGTTAATTAAATAATTGTGTAATAATATTTGTAAAAGGAATAGCATGTCTTTACATATACATAACTCTGTATGCATATTTTAAACATTACCCTAGTTAGTTGTGCAAGCCTGAGGTCAGAGGCAGAGATTCCAAGATATTTGGCCGCTTCCTTGTCATAAAGAAGGAATGAAGCCGTATCGGTATCATCAGCAACCTTTATATTAATGCTATACCTACAAAGGATAAGGCGTTACCAAAGATACATGGATACTGCATGAAGTTGCTGAATAAGAGCTTGAACAAAGGGTTGACTTGTATACCTGGGTGTGTGAGTCGTTGGATAGGTGGCACACTTGGCACAATAGTAGGAATCCTCAGCCTCCTTTAGTGAATGAAAGCAATGTTTACAACTTTTGTACCACCAACCGTTCTTGGGGTCAATTGCAATTACAGTTCCAATTGTCACGAAGCTACCATTCTTAAGAATAAACAACATTCAAACTCATCGCATAGTTGGATTCGCAAAATAAATAGCGTAGTAGTTTATCAGGAGAAATTTGTTACGTTATTgtggttttgtttttctttctcaggCAAGTTTTTCAGTGAAACTTTTACTCTTATCACATAAACTTAAATCATGAAATTATACGATGCAGTTAGATATTATTTTGAGTTGAAACAGTaatgacaaaataattaattaatgaagtcTTTATTATGAAAGTTTgtgaattaatattttattttaaataagtgAAGACCTCATCCATTTTAGATATACTTCCCGTTATaagaaattttagttttaacaAATTGAAGGAGCAAATAGTAGATTATATTTTGAAGCAAAGAGATTACGTTGCTTAGTCAATAAAACTTGATCACAGACCTCAATGGATGCCTTGAGTTCAGAAATGGGTTTGTAAATGGAGACATTGATGAGATCATCCTCCATAGAGTACGCTGGCTCCACAGCAATTTGGGATAGTTGGTTTGCACGTGGAACCCCCGCCATGACGACGCTTAAATTTTTGACATTGTACATGAACTTTATTAATCTGTTCTAGTGTATGAGTGTCAATTTGATACAGACGACACGGTTAGATTTATTACCTCTTGCGAAAATCCTTAACCTCTTGGAAGTCTGCATTGATGTAGAGAATTGAATTATGATTGGTATTTGATATGCCCATTGCACCTGTGTCAATTAAGGTATATAGAAATAACTACACAATGACGGAATCAAAGCATGCTCATTGTCTAGTTTCGAAAGCAATTACATGAAGTGCAAATGTGGTACACTAATAAGAGCCATATAATTGCAAACCTTTAAAGAGGTTGAACTTAGCAAACTGTACAATGATGATGTACTCTGATGTTGGCTGCTCTTCAATGTGCTTGACCAACATAGTTGCAAAATCCTCCCAAAGTGTACACCTAATCTTGCCTTTTCCCCTGTTATAAAAGTACGACGGGAAGAAACGTAAAACACACATGAATAAAACAACTCCCACGTGAGATGCACTTAGTGCGTGGGTAATGATGTGAGTAACAATTTTACTAAGAAAATATATAACACTAACTGCATGTCATCAAGCTCGAGAACAGTGTAGCTGCACTTCTTGCCATTCTTAGTAAATTCAATTATGTCACCCTTGCCAGTAAGTAGACCAATAACAtctgaaacaaaataatatataacgGCTAATCACTAATTAATAGACATTAATGAATatatgttttatgtttgattaaGCTAATTGGAAGGTTGGGAATGATTTTCGTCATACCTATAAGATGCGACTGAGCATTTGTGTGGTTCAGTATTAGATCGTTAGGAACAAAACGAAACACATTCTCCGGAAAGGATGGATCATGGACCATCTGAAGTTGAGTATCCCTCTTGAAGTATATCCTACATGCATGGTTAGTGGCCTTGTATTTCTGGTCATTCAAGGAAGTTGAGAAGTTACAAACGATATAGATTTTTCCCTCTGATAACTCATCTTCAAAGAGCCTCCTCTGAGCATTCCTAATAGTGCACTGGATTCGATCGCCCTGAAAACAAAGCTTGGTATTAAATTGGTATCAAACTCGTACATGAAAAAAAATGATATGCCTAACAAACTAATCAGTAAAGTTTGTTAAATCAAGTGCTAGGTTGTAGTTGTTAGCTCACCACGTGATCCATGACCACTAACTCTAAAGTTGGCTTCACGTATTTTTGCTCAGCAGGAGACAATGACCATATTTTCACGACTCTCACTTTAATCCTCAATATTAAGTGGTTTGAAGATGCCTCAATATCCTTGAGGTTGTTGTACGTGCTTGCCATTTGTAACCAATATATGTGGAGCTGTAAAGAGTTTTTACTTGAAGTCTCACTGGAGCGATGCTGGAGTATTCATATGGGTGATGAATTTATAGTAACACGTAGCCCATGGTGGTGGTGGGAGGTGCCTGATGTTGTACATGCTAGTGACATGGTCATTGGTCATGTACATGCAAAGTAGCAATCTTGTAGAAAGTAACTACATTCACCACAGTACATGAGGCCATGAACAACAGTACAATCTCCTCAATTACATTTTCAGAACACCATTCTGATAGCCCAAAACATATTGGAGACATGACATGGTTCAGAGTTGAGGTAATTATAAAAAGTgttattaactattaatttaaaaaattatgaacatAAAATCAATAGTTGCAGTAAGATATATAGCTGATCATCATTTctataaacaaataaacaaatatacTAAATACATAGCATGtatattgtatatattgtataTACAGTATATATAACTAATCTAATCTAAATCTAAATCTATATCTATATCTAATATCTAAAGCTACATAATCTCTGTTGTTGCAGTAAATTAACTCATTTGTAATTATAGACATAATTAttagaattttaattattattataactgtattttttttttgtaatattgtACATTATATATAATTGAGCTAAGCTAATCTAAATCTATACAATATCAGTAGTTACAGTCAAGTATTTATATTGTAATTATACATATAGTAATATCGTATAACAtaatataggtttaattattctattggtctttacagtttcgtaaaatttttatgttagctTTCTgtacttttgttttcttttaattgagtctttgtaccaattttttttaattgggtgtcatcaatttttttttatttatgtccctCACCAATTTATTTTAAGTTGAATCACTATAAATCTAAGCCAATGACTACCAAGACAGACTTAGATGGAAAAAAATTggtgtaaaaatataattaaaaggaaaaaagtataaagacctaattaaaaattttacaaaattatatagaccaacaaaataattaaatctataatatgtaatatataatataataattaaaatattaattattattatctttagTAGTTATCcgttaataatatagtaatagtagCTACATACCTCTACATCTATGTACATTTACATGTACatgtatataataaattaataatttaataatttaatctaCATAACATAATAGCAGTATTGGCGGTGATCGAACCGCATCACTActtccataataataataataataataataataataataataataataataataataataataataataacaataaatcaaCAATGACAAAAATAGTACAGAAAATATAGCAGAGCATTCACAATCCAAATTTGCCTACCatcaattaataaataataaccaaAAGAAAATCCAATAAGAACACAAAACATGCGATACTCATTGAAGAATTTGTGAACAGAGTATAAAAAAACTAAGGAAAATTGAGCACCTGTGTAACGGAGAAATACGGGGAAAGCATAAAACTGAATGGGGTTAAACGCACATACGATGGGCACCAAAACGGCGGTGGTGGTCATGAAGGCTATCTAGGGCTTTGATTCCATTCGGAAGGGAAAAAGAGAAAGGGGCTAGGGGAACATGGGACTAACGAATGTGATTGCTTTTTGGTTTTTTCTTATACAAACATAAAACGATGGCGTTGCTTTCAAAGCGGCCCAGTCCAGTTCTcgattataatatattaatataataattgttGTAGATCGGCCCGTGTCCCAATTGGCTTCAAACATAAACTAATGATAAGTCGAACCAGAAACATTCTAATTCATTTAAGTTACAGATAGATGGAACTTAGTACAACTAATGACATTAATACCATATTACACATGGTTGAGACACTCCAATACTGCATCATACTCTAGAGGCATTGCTAAAATAAAAACCATTAccaaataaacatcttagatacgTAATATAGAAACAATTATAGTAGTTTCATCATTAATAGGGACGCAGAAACGAACTACACTTCCACATTTTAGGCCATGGTCGACTGAAAATTTTCTCCAACCCCTGGTAAGAAAGGCTTCTGATGACCTGAGGCTCCTCCATCGAAGCTTCATGATGATCGGTGGCTTGTGTAACTCTCTAACGCGAACGAAATCAGGCCTCGAAGGAAACGCAAGCGAAGAGAAAGCAGACGGAAGTAGCTACCAAATGAAAGTGGCATAAAATGGTGGGCTATTAGATACTTAGATGCAAGGAAATTAACTTCATTCAATATGAAGAATGATAATATTTATGAATTGCAGAGACATACCATAGAATAGTGTTTTGACTGGTACTCAGATATCACCCTCACAACCGAATAAAAGTCTTGCATGATTGGAGAATGCGGTGGGGAAAGCCCAATGTTAGGACTCGGGGGTGGAGGGCTCTGGCCATTTGGAAACCCTGCATTCTCAGTTGAAACAACCTCAGTACTAATGTTACAATTATCACCTGTTTCCTCGGCCACaacagagttttttttttttgtctgtgGGACATCTAAAAAAGGAGACGCCCGGAATGGAGAAAGTGAAATTATTGGTTCTATTGGATCCAGTTGGTCGTGTTGATCCTTATTATTGACACTGGGTTCCAGCTGATTAAAGTAAGGTTCAAGACCATAAAATGTGGGAGGGTCAATGCAGGTCAACAGATTGAACACAGATTCTGGGAGATGTTGGAGTTGGTCAGTGGCATCATCCCAGTTGGAATTATTCACAGCTTCATCAAGTTGTTGATACACTATTTGTGAAACTTGGACAGGTTCAGTAGTTTCAAGCGGCGGAGTTGCATTAGACTCATCTTCAGATAGTTCTATGATTCCTGGAAGAGGTATTGATGGTTTGATGTCCACACCCAGCTTTAACGGTGGGTAGCACAGCTCTTTGGTCCGCATGTTGTGGTCCTTGACTTCAACAATGAGAAATCTGTCTCGGCCAACGTAACAGACACTCAACCAACCTCCATCTTTGAGGCCATAAATCGCAGCAAGGTTATTGTAGCCGATAATAATTATAGCAGTTCGATGGCACTTCTCAATGACCACATCAACTTCATTGCCAACAGAATCATAAAATGTCATCAACTTTGGTAGTGCATCTTTAAATCTCCTATAGAATGTCGAAGGAATTTCACCCATCTCCTTCAAAATAGAAGGTATCAAGCATTAAATGTATGATATAATATAACGCTAATCAAATTAAGGTTGATACAAAAAATGAATATTTTGTATATTCAGTGAGTTAGCTACATACTAAATCGGGGTTGACCTCCATATAAAAGTATCTTCCTTGATAGTAAGAGTTAAGGCTATCCATGTTGCCTGAAACTCAACATATGGCATGGTCAACAAATTAAATTTGCATAATTGATTGGTTGTCACCACAATAAAAGAAGagtttatgaattaaaaaaaaccaATGAATATAAATTTACTCAAAAGAATATAAGAAATGTCCGAAAAAAAAAGTTATGTTATCATCAATGTTAATAATTACCTGAAGAAGGAAGACCGAAGAAGAAAACCTTATTGAAAGGCCCTTAATCCAGAAACAAAGCCCTCTCGAGTCATATTTTAGAAGTGATCTCTGATCTCTATTATGTTGTATATGTAGCTACTTATAGCTTCTTTTGAGATATGGTTCGATGCTATATATATCATGATGAATTGTACTGATGCTGATGCTACAATGAAAAGTTACATGGCCATGCTTTATATAAATGAATAGTaactaatattattaattaatgacgCTGTATCTTAAAGCACTGATAacttgttatttttattattctttttacatAATTCTCATTGCACACACCGGCATAAATGGAACTTTTAATTAGAAGCTTGAAAAGCCTAATTACCTACTAACTCTTCAGAAGCCtaatgtttttattattattattatattattattatgactaTCATATCATACcatataatcataatcatataatatatgtaataaaTTTCCTATTacctataatattatataatatagtaTCTAATCTAATTCTAATTCCActttattatatctattatataaagTATACCGGAtatttaaaaaaggaaaaaacaaatATATAGATTTTATCATCATATAACATCATATATTATCATATCATATATCATATCATAGCATATCATATATCATATATCATATATTATAATATGATAAAGACTCACGTAATATATGATAAAGACTCAGATTTTTGAACTTGAAATGACCACACGTAAATTATAATGGGTATGTCAGAACATTGTTTGTCTCGATGTATATATGTGATAGCAAGTCAGACAATATATACTGGTGTGTATAATATACAGCAAGTTAAAAATAACATGATAAGAGAATGAGACGCAGCAAGGATGTTCGTGTAATAAGGCACACAGCTAAAATTTGAATGAGCCTAGTAGTTGACGCGTGGCAAGTTCAGTACTGAATGAACCTTCTTTTAAAGGATTGTTATAGGATACAACAAATTTCTTCAAGAGGGGAAGAGGTATCTCTCTTTAACCATTCTCCAAGGAAGGGAAAGGCCAACAACAATATTTCACTAGTGAATTGCCCCGTGCCATATACGGGTGTgataagtttaataaaaaatattcattatgAAAGTGTTTTTATGTTATTAACATATATATGAGTGTTTTATAATAAATTGGATcggtaattaaaaatatttaaattactttAATTTTTGATAACATTGAAAGagtatatatatgatttttttagtaCAACAATTCAGACAAAAAAATTTCATACTTTTACATAAAGCAATACATAATACAtatagaaattaataattttcgtagaatataaatatttaaaaaatacatgttaaataaatttaaaattacacaTAATTAACAGATATTTTGAAAAGCTTTTCTATAAACCACGTTGATTGTTATATCTTTTGATTTGGCAGAATTATTCTCAATTAATACAGGTAACCCAGATTTTGATGTTACTCTTGAAAGAGCAACATAAATTTAGTTTGTACATAAAAGGAAGATAATTGTTTTGGATGAATATTCTTCATAAAATTCGAACCAAACTACAAACCGAACACCTCTAGTTAACgggattaaaaatataaaaaacacgTACCATTTGAAATACTTGCAAGTGACCTACGTAAATCACTATTAGCATATAAGTTGTTGTGGATAGTGCATGTTAATTTTCTTTGTCTGCCAAGATCTTCAGATGCTTGATCAAGAGAAAGATTTATCTGATCAATCTATTGCACCTGCTGGGAGTGAGTTAGATGGCTGATGATCTAAAGATGTTGCTGGTCTCTTAACAGGGAGCAACGGGTCCAGGATGGTAGctgcttttaatttttttagcgcAAAATAAAACATTTTGTTAACACataatcaaaaaattatttaacagATACAacatttaaaataactaaaattaaaagatTATGTAAATATTGAACTAACCAAGGAGTGGGTCAGCATCCATGCTTGGTTGAGTGctgcatcttttttttttcttcttcatgattagTCTTCTTCTTATTTTGGCTAACTTGGGGCTAATCTTATAGTCTGTGAATTCCATTTCAAGGTGAACTTCACAAAAAGGTTAAAAAATGAAAGTTTTAAGATAACATGAAGTGAACAATGAAAAATGGAACAAAATTGTATAAGTCTATCTTTCCTTTCATCAGTTGCAATATTTATTCTATATACATCTTATTTTATATACAACTGAATTCAAAATACAATGATTATTGATGCTTTTATTTGCATATGAAGTCAAGAAAAAATGGTTTAGTTATGTAAAGTGTAACCATGGAAatgtagataaaaaatataacaaataaattaaaatatatgacTGAAAGAACTACACCAAATTCACTCTTATCTACGAATCTACGAAAATACTTTATAGCAAATACATGAAATGAATACTATTATAATGATTATGCATGTAGGTTTTTTTAATCACAGCTTTATGCATACGTGTATtgtaaagaatttcaaaaataattaacgtTGCATAATATGTTATAGTATTATACTGTTCATTATTGTAAAGGAGCATAAGGAAATCACTATAAATTTACTAAAGTAGCAACAAATCTATATTGGTCGTTATTTACTCATTAGAAATTATTTATTAGATAATTGAATTAGTGAACAAAAACTAATTACAAATGAGTTGTTATACGTTGAAGTTTTTGTGCGTATTGCCGATGATGAATAGTAATATTTTTAGACGGTAGAAGTAAAAATATTGCgtaatataatattagaatttgtttttaAATTCCTTTTTAACATTTTGGTTAATATATTGAAAAcatagtaattaaaaatataagaaatgGAACTAACACAAATATAATACGTAgatttatatatacaaaattaataCAATTGTGTCCATATTAACGTTAATTTGTTA
This region of Arachis hypogaea cultivar Tifrunner chromosome 8, arahy.Tifrunner.gnm2.J5K5, whole genome shotgun sequence genomic DNA includes:
- the LOC112707102 gene encoding uncharacterized protein — its product is MDSLNSYYQGRYFYMEVNPDLEMGEIPSTFYRRFKDALPKLMTFYDSVGNEVDVVIEKCHRTAIIIIGYNNLAAIYGLKDGGWLSVCYVGRDRFLIVEVKDHNMRTKELCYPPLKLGVDIKPSIPLPGIIELSEDESNATPPLETTEPVQVSQIVYQQLDEAVNNSNWDDATDQLQHLPESVFNLLTCIDPPTFYGLEPYFNQLEPSVNNKDQHDQLDPIEPIISLSPFRASPFLDVPQTKKKNSVVAEETGDNCNISTEVVSTENAGFPNGQSPPPPSPNIGLSPPHSPIMQDFYSVVRVISEYQSKHYSMLLPSAFSSLAFPSRPDFVRVRELHKPPIIMKLRWRSLRSSEAFLTRGWRKFSVDHGLKCGSVVRFCVPINDETTIIVSILRI